One window from the genome of Dyella sp. A6 encodes:
- a CDS encoding Spy/CpxP family protein refolding chaperone translates to MRKSLFLGLALSSALALGGIAMAAPQSDFGGPHGSWHHQHGPHGGHAMFALKKLNLSNSQKTSIRQIIKSSFATGKDQRKALFQQRKAFQSLTPDQSGYQAAADSLAQAEANAARARVEQQASVRAKIYAVLTPAQKMQLASMKAKREQRMQEWKEFRAEHAKDATPGTSK, encoded by the coding sequence ATGCGCAAGTCCCTTTTCCTCGGCCTGGCCCTGAGCTCGGCCCTCGCCCTCGGCGGCATCGCCATGGCCGCACCGCAGAGTGATTTCGGCGGTCCGCACGGCAGCTGGCATCACCAGCACGGGCCCCATGGCGGCCATGCCATGTTCGCCCTGAAGAAACTGAATCTGAGCAACTCCCAGAAAACCAGCATCCGACAGATCATCAAGAGCAGCTTTGCCACCGGCAAGGATCAGCGCAAGGCACTGTTCCAGCAGCGCAAGGCCTTCCAGTCGCTGACGCCCGACCAGTCCGGCTACCAGGCCGCCGCCGACAGCCTGGCCCAGGCCGAGGCCAACGCAGCCAGGGCCCGCGTTGAACAGCAGGCCAGCGTGCGCGCGAAGATCTACGCCGTGCTGACCCCCGCGCAGAAGATGCAGCTGGCGTCGATGAAGGCCAAGCGCGAGCAGCGCATGCAGGAGTGGAAGGAGTTCCGCGCCGAGCACGCCAAGGACGCCACCCCGGGCACCAGCAAGTAA
- a CDS encoding response regulator transcription factor, with protein MSRILLADDDRALCELLADYLRREGYEVDVVHDGEAALARLRDPSLRPELLILDVMMPGRDGLDTLRELRVQSHLPVIMLSARGEPVDRVVGLELGADDYLSKPCLPRELLARVRAQLRRTAPATTGSLQVGSLLLQPGERRASVEGQELPLTGAEFLLLQALAQRAGELVDKATLTRLALGRELERFDRSIDVHVSRLRHKLAEASERAPRIDAVRGAGYVLVAGAA; from the coding sequence ATGTCCCGAATCCTGCTTGCCGACGACGACCGTGCCCTGTGCGAGCTGCTCGCCGATTACCTGCGCCGCGAAGGTTATGAAGTGGACGTAGTGCACGATGGTGAGGCCGCGTTGGCACGCCTGCGCGATCCGTCGCTGCGTCCCGAGCTGCTGATCCTCGACGTGATGATGCCCGGCCGTGATGGCCTGGATACATTGCGTGAGCTGCGCGTGCAGTCACACCTGCCGGTGATCATGCTGTCCGCGCGCGGCGAGCCGGTGGACCGGGTGGTGGGCCTGGAGCTGGGTGCTGACGACTACCTGTCCAAACCCTGCCTGCCGCGCGAATTGCTGGCGCGCGTGCGGGCACAGTTGCGCCGGACCGCACCGGCGACCACCGGTTCGTTGCAGGTGGGTTCGCTGCTGCTGCAGCCGGGGGAGCGTCGCGCCAGCGTCGAGGGGCAGGAGTTGCCACTCACCGGTGCCGAATTCCTGTTGCTGCAGGCACTGGCCCAGCGCGCCGGCGAACTGGTCGACAAGGCCACGCTGACGCGGCTGGCGCTGGGGCGCGAGCTGGAACGTTTCGATCGCAGCATCGACGTGCACGTCAGCCGTTTGCGTCACAAGCTGGCCGAAGCCTCGGAGCGGGCGCCTCGTATCGATGCCGTGCGCGGTGCTGGCTACGTGCTGGTGGCGGGGGCGGCATGA
- a CDS encoding ATP-binding protein has product MNPFKSSLYWRVLLSFCAVNLVVLIAGGYLAQRFIAYTTAVEIDWSALATSADQAYEQGGHAGLDQWVLRQRHEGVEATLFENGRPLHPIRLPPSIWRSLPAMLAADRGIVFRPWHNLRLYVSVQPVTGTDGQLRQLVAISRSHTRLRPHTRAIILFGVQLLLSLLFIGLVGWWVARSVARPVQALRATARRMAAGDLSARVNHRDPTRRDELAQLAGDFDAMAERIEALVAHDRRVLQDLSHELRSPLARLQLIIDLAQRSNSPDEAARYFRQGEQEIVRLDRMAGEMLALSRLEGGLPGMEREPVDVAELFRDCVARAQLEAGERDIQLRLEAPESAVVSGSALLLERALDNLVSNAIKFSPDGGVIELAAHCGAAQVMLSVRDHGPGVPAKELEALFRPFFRGSNAARADGHGLGLAIVQRVARVHGGNVHAENADDGGLDVRLDLPLAGMPPLE; this is encoded by the coding sequence ATGAATCCCTTCAAGAGCTCGCTCTACTGGCGCGTGCTGCTGTCGTTCTGCGCGGTCAACTTGGTGGTGCTGATCGCGGGCGGCTACCTGGCCCAGCGTTTCATCGCCTACACCACCGCAGTGGAAATCGACTGGAGCGCGCTGGCGACGTCGGCGGACCAGGCCTACGAGCAGGGCGGCCACGCGGGACTGGACCAGTGGGTGCTCAGGCAGCGGCATGAAGGCGTCGAGGCCACTCTTTTCGAGAATGGACGGCCGCTGCACCCGATCCGCTTGCCGCCATCGATCTGGCGTTCGTTGCCGGCGATGCTCGCGGCCGACCGCGGCATCGTGTTCCGGCCCTGGCACAACCTGCGCCTGTACGTCTCGGTGCAGCCGGTGACCGGCACGGATGGACAGCTGCGCCAGCTGGTGGCGATCAGTCGTTCGCACACGCGGCTGCGGCCGCATACGCGCGCGATCATCCTTTTCGGCGTGCAACTGCTGTTGTCGCTGCTCTTCATCGGTCTGGTCGGCTGGTGGGTGGCGCGCAGCGTGGCGCGTCCGGTGCAGGCACTGCGTGCCACCGCGCGACGCATGGCCGCCGGCGATCTTTCTGCGCGGGTCAATCATCGCGACCCCACGCGGCGCGACGAGCTGGCCCAGCTCGCCGGCGACTTCGACGCCATGGCCGAGCGCATCGAGGCGCTGGTGGCGCACGACCGGCGTGTCCTGCAGGACCTGTCGCACGAACTGCGTTCGCCGCTGGCACGGCTGCAGCTGATCATCGACCTGGCCCAGCGCAGCAACAGTCCCGACGAAGCCGCGCGCTACTTCCGGCAGGGCGAACAGGAAATCGTGCGGCTGGATCGCATGGCCGGCGAAATGCTGGCCCTGTCGCGGCTGGAGGGCGGGTTGCCCGGGATGGAACGCGAGCCGGTGGATGTGGCCGAACTGTTTCGCGACTGCGTGGCGCGTGCGCAACTGGAAGCGGGCGAGCGAGATATCCAGCTGCGGCTGGAGGCGCCAGAGTCGGCGGTCGTGTCGGGCAGTGCGCTGCTGCTGGAGCGGGCGCTGGACAATCTGGTGTCGAACGCGATCAAGTTCAGCCCCGACGGCGGCGTGATCGAACTGGCCGCGCACTGCGGTGCCGCCCAGGTGATGCTCTCGGTACGCGACCACGGTCCGGGTGTGCCGGCGAAGGAGCTGGAGGCGCTGTTCCGGCCGTTTTTCCGGGGCAGCAACGCGGCGCGTGCCGATGGCCACGGACTGGGCCTGGCGATCGTGCAGCGCGTCGCCCGGGTGCATGGCGGCAACGTGCACGCTGAGAATGCCGATGATGGCGGACTGGACGTGCGCCTGGATCTGCCGCTGGCCGGTATGCCTCCTTTGGAGTGA
- a CDS encoding MFS transporter: MDGSAAMRMAAVTTDADERIRHGTPAFRRTNLALFAAGFSTFSLLYCVQPLMPAFSHAYGVNAAASALSLSLTTGVLAFAMLFMGGVSDAHGRKPVMVLSLLVSSVLVLLSASVPGWHALLALRMLLGLTLSGVPVVAMTYLGEEVHAESLGLGMGLYISGNAVGGMSGRLIAGVLADFFGWRVGMGAVGVLGLLVALMFWRALPPSRHFVAQPLSWRGLAGRFAGIFRDRGLPWLFAEGFLLLGAFVTVYNYLGYRLLAPPFNLSQAVVGLVFGIYLIGTFSSTWMGHLAGRLGRRKVLWTTFALMLAGLLLTLVDSLWLILPGIVAVTFGFFGGHSIVSSWVGRRGGKAKAQASSMYLFAYYMGSSVAGASGGLFYAAHGWDGVAAFIGVLMLAGLLIALGLTRLPPLVNVATPPTPMSKGAMP, translated from the coding sequence ATGGATGGTTCGGCAGCCATGCGCATGGCTGCGGTAACGACGGATGCAGACGAGCGGATCCGTCACGGCACGCCGGCGTTTCGGCGCACCAACCTGGCATTGTTCGCCGCCGGGTTCAGCACGTTCAGCCTGCTGTATTGCGTGCAGCCGCTGATGCCTGCCTTCAGCCACGCCTACGGCGTGAATGCGGCGGCCAGCGCCTTGTCGCTGTCGCTGACCACCGGCGTGCTGGCGTTCGCGATGTTGTTCATGGGCGGGGTTTCCGATGCGCACGGACGCAAGCCGGTGATGGTGCTGTCGCTGCTGGTGTCGTCGGTGTTGGTGCTGTTGAGCGCATCCGTGCCTGGCTGGCATGCCCTGCTGGCCCTGCGCATGCTGCTGGGGCTGACCCTGAGCGGCGTGCCGGTTGTGGCGATGACCTATCTGGGCGAGGAGGTCCATGCCGAGTCGCTGGGGCTGGGCATGGGGCTCTACATCAGCGGCAATGCCGTGGGCGGCATGAGCGGTCGGTTGATCGCTGGCGTGCTGGCCGACTTCTTCGGCTGGCGCGTCGGCATGGGGGCGGTCGGCGTGCTGGGCCTGTTGGTGGCATTGATGTTCTGGCGTGCGTTGCCGCCGTCGCGTCATTTCGTGGCACAGCCGTTGAGCTGGCGTGGCCTGGCCGGACGCTTTGCCGGCATATTCCGCGACCGCGGCCTGCCGTGGCTGTTCGCCGAGGGCTTCCTGCTGCTGGGTGCCTTCGTCACCGTCTACAACTATCTCGGCTACCGCCTGCTGGCGCCGCCGTTCAACCTCAGCCAGGCGGTGGTCGGGCTGGTCTTCGGCATCTACCTGATCGGAACCTTCAGCTCGACCTGGATGGGACATCTGGCTGGCCGGCTGGGTCGGCGCAAGGTGCTGTGGACGACGTTCGCGCTGATGCTGGCCGGCCTGCTGCTCACCCTGGTCGATTCGCTGTGGTTGATTCTGCCCGGCATCGTGGCGGTGACCTTCGGCTTTTTCGGCGGCCACTCCATCGTCAGCAGCTGGGTTGGGCGGCGCGGCGGCAAGGCCAAGGCGCAGGCATCGTCGATGTACCTGTTTGCCTACTACATGGGTTCCAGCGTGGCCGGTGCCAGTGGCGGGCTGTTCTACGCGGCGCATGGCTGGGATGGTGTAGCGGCCTTCATCGGCGTGCTGATGCTGGCCGGTCTGCTGATTGCCCTGGGCCTCACCCGCCTGCCGCCGCTGGTCAACGTGGCGACCCCGCCCACGCCGATGAGCAAAGGCGCGATGCCGTAA
- a CDS encoding LysR family transcriptional regulator has translation MNLELRHLRYFIAVADELHFGRAAERLGMSQPPLSQQIRQLEEIVGARLLERTNRRVRLTEAGRLFLAEAREILAHTERAADLAQRAQRGETGELRIGMTRSTPLSGHIPRAILAFRQALPDVQLQLEEMNSLQQIDALLDRRLQIGIVRGTTLPDALVSRRLFRDPLVAVVRSSHPALQGAGARHKLRTAVLAQEPFVVFARSAGAGIHDHVIALCRQAGFTPRVTQEAREASTIVGLVAAGLGVSILPASCEHIRVEGVSYVPLADPSSMSEIHVTHRRDERAPAVQRFVQLLVGGRQAR, from the coding sequence ATGAACCTCGAGCTCCGTCACCTGCGCTACTTCATCGCCGTCGCCGACGAGCTGCACTTCGGCCGCGCGGCGGAACGCCTGGGCATGTCGCAACCGCCGCTCAGCCAGCAGATCCGCCAGCTCGAGGAAATCGTCGGCGCGCGCCTGCTGGAGCGCACCAACCGGCGCGTGCGACTGACCGAGGCCGGACGCCTGTTTCTTGCCGAGGCACGCGAGATCCTGGCGCATACCGAGCGCGCAGCCGACCTGGCGCAACGCGCGCAGCGTGGCGAAACCGGCGAACTGCGTATCGGCATGACGCGCTCCACGCCGCTGTCCGGCCATATCCCGCGGGCCATCCTCGCGTTCCGTCAGGCCCTGCCCGATGTGCAGCTGCAGCTGGAGGAAATGAACTCGCTGCAGCAGATCGACGCACTACTCGACCGCCGCCTGCAGATCGGTATCGTGCGAGGCACCACTCTGCCCGATGCGCTGGTCTCGCGGCGCCTGTTCCGCGATCCGCTGGTGGCCGTCGTGCGTTCCAGCCATCCCGCGCTGCAGGGCGCCGGCGCCCGCCACAAGCTGCGCACCGCCGTGCTGGCGCAGGAGCCATTCGTGGTATTCGCGCGCAGTGCCGGCGCCGGCATCCACGACCACGTGATCGCCCTGTGCCGCCAGGCCGGTTTCACGCCGCGGGTGACGCAGGAAGCACGCGAAGCCTCCACCATCGTGGGGCTGGTGGCGGCCGGGCTGGGGGTGTCGATCCTGCCCGCCTCGTGCGAGCACATCCGCGTCGAAGGTGTCAGCTACGTGCCGCTGGCCGATCCGTCGTCGATGTCGGAAATCCACGTGACGCACCGGCGCGACGAGCGCGCACCCGCGGTACAACGCTTCGTGCAACTGCTGGTTGGCGGACGTCAGGCCAGGTAG
- a CDS encoding ectonucleotide pyrophosphatase/phosphodiesterase has protein sequence MKFPFRPLWCVVAALGTGCAGLKPTTHPTPSATSAATHVSAAPRPAPLLLISIDAYRADYYDRGLSPTLGMLAKTGVHADSMQPSFPSLTFPNHYTIVTGLRPDHNGIVNNTMFDPKLGAFSLGNRKAVSNGLWWDEATPIWETADAHGLRTATMFWPGSGADIHGHHPDQWKPFDDSVTADQRVDQVLAWLDQPAARRPTFLTLYFDAVDHAGHRYGPHSTQVDDAIRDTDAALARLVRGLKQRHLYRRMNIIVLADHGMASVPLSHNVMMDKLIPLQDVHTVTMGIVAGFDPKPGHLHAFAAIEHTLQQPQQHMHCWDKSRIPARLDYGHNARVPQLVCLADVGWRITTTRYNATHQGRISVGDHGYDNADPRMQALFIAHGPDFREGIRFHAFPNVDVYPLMTHLLGIPARPNDGNYRDVEDMLKPVDR, from the coding sequence ATGAAATTTCCGTTCCGGCCGCTCTGGTGTGTCGTTGCCGCACTTGGCACAGGCTGCGCAGGGCTGAAGCCGACGACTCATCCCACGCCATCGGCCACGTCCGCCGCAACGCATGTATCGGCAGCGCCCAGGCCCGCACCGCTGCTGCTGATCTCGATTGACGCCTATCGCGCGGACTACTACGACCGCGGTCTGAGCCCCACCCTGGGAATGCTGGCGAAGACCGGCGTACACGCGGACTCGATGCAGCCGTCCTTCCCGTCGCTGACCTTCCCCAACCACTACACCATCGTCACCGGCTTGCGCCCGGACCACAACGGCATCGTCAACAACACCATGTTCGACCCGAAGCTCGGCGCGTTCTCGCTGGGCAACCGCAAGGCCGTCAGCAACGGCCTGTGGTGGGACGAGGCCACGCCGATCTGGGAAACCGCCGACGCCCACGGCCTGCGTACGGCCACCATGTTCTGGCCGGGTTCCGGCGCCGACATCCATGGCCACCATCCCGACCAGTGGAAACCGTTCGACGACAGCGTCACTGCCGACCAGCGGGTCGACCAAGTGTTGGCCTGGCTGGATCAGCCGGCGGCACGACGCCCGACCTTCCTGACCCTGTACTTCGACGCAGTCGACCATGCCGGCCACAGATACGGTCCGCATTCCACCCAGGTGGACGACGCCATCCGCGACACCGATGCGGCGCTGGCCCGGCTGGTGCGCGGGCTGAAGCAGCGCCACCTGTATCGGCGGATGAACATCATCGTGCTCGCCGACCACGGCATGGCCAGCGTGCCGCTGTCCCACAACGTGATGATGGACAAGCTGATCCCGCTGCAGGACGTGCATACGGTAACCATGGGCATCGTGGCCGGCTTCGATCCCAAGCCCGGACACCTGCACGCGTTCGCCGCCATCGAACACACGCTGCAACAGCCACAGCAGCACATGCACTGCTGGGACAAGTCGCGCATTCCCGCACGTCTGGACTACGGCCACAACGCGCGCGTACCGCAGCTGGTCTGCCTGGCCGACGTGGGTTGGCGCATCACCACCACGCGCTACAACGCCACCCACCAGGGTCGCATCAGCGTCGGCGACCACGGCTACGACAACGCCGACCCGCGCATGCAGGCCCTGTTCATCGCGCACGGGCCGGACTTCCGCGAAGGCATCCGTTTCCACGCCTTCCCCAACGTGGACGTCTATCCGCTGATGACCCACCTGCTCGGCATCCCGGCGCGTCCCAACGACGGCAACTACCGCGACGTCGAAGACATGCTCAAGCCGGTCGACCGCTGA
- a CDS encoding ESPR domain-containing protein: MNRIYSKVWSASLGHLVVASELARRGSPDGVRTGADQLPRFGRLALALLLLLGLEQSALAAPLQTTTTGTAQYYSANDGGTAGGNISNDGATATNSNDIVIGNGAGVGFVAQGVPSSRIIAVGYGKLDPVKRCADTLERKALIACLAPNRRVVIRAFQ, translated from the coding sequence ATGAACAGGATTTACAGCAAAGTATGGAGCGCGTCCCTGGGCCACCTGGTGGTGGCCTCGGAACTGGCAAGACGCGGTTCCCCGGATGGCGTACGGACAGGTGCGGATCAGCTTCCAAGATTTGGTCGCCTGGCGTTGGCGTTACTGCTGCTACTCGGTCTTGAGCAGTCCGCACTGGCTGCGCCGCTCCAGACGACCACGACCGGAACGGCCCAGTATTACAGCGCGAACGATGGTGGTACTGCGGGCGGCAACATCAGCAACGACGGCGCTACCGCGACCAATTCGAATGACATCGTCATCGGCAATGGCGCCGGTGTCGGCTTTGTCGCCCAGGGCGTGCCCAGCAGCCGGATCATCGCCGTTGGCTACGGCAAGCTCGACCCGGTCAAGCGTTGCGCCGACACGCTCGAGCGCAAGGCGCTGATCGCCTGCCTGGCACCCAACCGCCGCGTGGTGATTCGGGCGTTCCAGTAA
- a CDS encoding methylated-DNA--[protein]-cysteine S-methyltransferase produces MTAHAARDAGPVWFDDMPSPVGPLRLVADPLGLRQVWFERERHPKTAAPNWVRDAQRVAFARVQLEAYFAGQRQMFDLPLHPLGTPFQLEVWQALAGIPYGATLSYGELARRIGQPQAVRAVGAANGRNPLPIVLPCHRVIGSDGSLTGFGGGLPTKRFLLALEARVAQGDLFAAP; encoded by the coding sequence ATGACAGCGCATGCCGCACGCGACGCCGGACCGGTGTGGTTCGACGACATGCCCTCGCCGGTCGGCCCGCTGCGGCTGGTGGCCGACCCGCTTGGCCTGCGCCAGGTCTGGTTCGAACGCGAACGCCACCCCAAGACGGCGGCGCCGAATTGGGTCCGCGATGCGCAACGGGTGGCGTTCGCGCGTGTGCAGCTCGAGGCGTATTTCGCCGGACAACGGCAGATGTTCGACCTGCCACTGCATCCGCTGGGCACGCCGTTCCAGCTCGAGGTATGGCAGGCGCTGGCCGGCATTCCCTACGGTGCCACGCTCAGTTACGGCGAACTCGCGCGGCGCATCGGCCAGCCACAGGCGGTGCGCGCGGTGGGCGCGGCGAACGGGCGCAACCCGTTGCCGATCGTGCTGCCCTGCCATCGCGTGATCGGCAGCGACGGCAGCCTCACCGGTTTCGGTGGCGGGCTGCCGACCAAGCGCTTCCTGCTGGCGCTGGAAGCACGCGTCGCACAAGGCGACCTGTTCGCCGCGCCGTAG
- a CDS encoding DNA-3-methyladenine glycosylase 2 family protein — MENAGTSAALPDERTCEQARLSRDARFDGLFFTAVASTGIYCRPVCPAPAPRRANVRYYASAAAAEAAGFRPCLRCRPELAPGNQAWQRDEHVVARALKLIEAGALDEGSLDDLARQVNVGTRQLRRLFVERLGAPPISVHTTRRLLFAKQLLTETAMPVTEVALASGFRSLRRFHAAFAQANRIAPRELRRRPHEVDGGALVLRLAYRPPYDFAALLTFLQGRALPGIELVDAHGYTRVFGTPEEPGWLRLGAWPDGSHALRLELHGAQPAQLLPLVTCIRRMFDLDADPHAIAATLGTHPVLRPLLRKRPGLRLPGGWDGFEIAVRAVLGQQVSVAAARTLAARIVDRHGSPLAQAPAPGLARLFPTPDALADADLRALGVTTARAATIRGIARALLDGRVDFRADQPLDRFVERWVALPGIGEWTAHYMAMRALSHPDAFPAADLILRRAASPDGEAMSTRALSTLAEAWRPWRAYAVMHLWRASADAGVSATARTKKVSA; from the coding sequence ATGGAGAACGCTGGAACCAGTGCCGCATTGCCCGACGAACGCACCTGCGAGCAGGCGCGGCTGAGCCGCGACGCCCGCTTCGACGGGTTGTTTTTCACCGCCGTCGCCAGCACCGGCATCTACTGCCGCCCGGTATGCCCGGCGCCCGCGCCCAGGCGCGCGAACGTCCGCTATTACGCCAGCGCCGCGGCCGCCGAAGCCGCCGGCTTCCGTCCGTGCCTGCGCTGCCGGCCGGAACTGGCGCCCGGCAACCAGGCATGGCAGCGCGACGAGCATGTGGTGGCGCGTGCGCTGAAACTGATCGAGGCCGGCGCGCTGGACGAAGGCTCGCTGGACGACCTGGCCCGACAGGTGAACGTGGGTACGCGCCAGCTACGGCGGCTGTTCGTGGAACGGCTCGGCGCACCGCCGATCAGCGTGCACACCACCCGCCGCCTGCTGTTCGCCAAGCAGTTGCTGACCGAGACCGCGATGCCGGTGACCGAGGTGGCGCTGGCCTCCGGCTTCCGCAGCCTGCGCCGCTTTCATGCCGCGTTCGCGCAGGCGAACCGGATCGCTCCGCGCGAGCTGCGTCGCCGTCCGCATGAGGTCGATGGCGGCGCGCTGGTGCTGCGGCTGGCCTATCGCCCGCCGTACGACTTCGCCGCGCTGCTGACGTTTCTGCAGGGGCGCGCCCTGCCCGGCATCGAACTGGTGGATGCCCACGGTTACACGCGCGTGTTCGGCACGCCCGAGGAACCGGGCTGGCTGCGTCTGGGCGCATGGCCGGACGGCAGCCATGCACTGCGGCTGGAACTGCATGGCGCGCAACCCGCGCAACTGCTGCCGCTGGTGACGTGCATCCGCCGCATGTTCGACCTGGACGCCGACCCGCACGCGATCGCTGCCACGCTGGGCACTCATCCGGTGTTGCGACCGCTGCTGCGCAAGCGGCCCGGCCTGCGCCTGCCCGGTGGCTGGGACGGTTTCGAGATCGCGGTACGCGCGGTGCTCGGCCAGCAGGTGAGCGTGGCGGCCGCGCGCACGCTGGCGGCGCGCATCGTGGACCGTCACGGCAGCCCCCTGGCACAGGCGCCCGCGCCCGGACTCGCCCGGCTGTTTCCGACCCCGGACGCGCTGGCCGATGCCGACCTGCGCGCGCTGGGCGTGACCACCGCGCGCGCCGCAACCATTCGCGGTATCGCCCGCGCCCTGCTCGACGGCCGCGTGGATTTCCGCGCCGACCAGCCGCTGGACCGCTTCGTCGAGCGCTGGGTGGCGCTGCCCGGCATCGGCGAGTGGACCGCACACTACATGGCGATGCGCGCGCTCAGCCACCCCGACGCCTTCCCCGCGGCCGACCTGATCCTGCGCCGCGCGGCCTCGCCCGATGGCGAAGCCATGTCGACCCGCGCATTGTCGACGCTGGCCGAAGCATGGCGGCCATGGCGCGCCTACGCGGTGATGCACCTGTGGCGCGCCAGCGCCGATGCCGGCGTGTCCGCCACCGCCCGCACGAAAAAGGTTTCCGCATGA
- the soxR gene encoding redox-sensitive transcriptional activator SoxR, with the protein MGKPSDPASLSVGQVAARSGLSVSAIHFYETKGLIRSWRNAGNQRRYRRDVLRRLAVIRVANRTGLPLASIAQALSELPDERTPNVADWKRLSTHWRAELDQRIERLTQLRDELTGCIGCGCLSLKHCPLRNAGDRLGEDGSGPRLLDAESL; encoded by the coding sequence ATGGGCAAGCCATCCGATCCGGCATCGTTGAGCGTGGGCCAGGTTGCCGCCCGCAGCGGCCTGAGCGTGTCGGCGATCCACTTCTACGAAACCAAGGGACTGATCCGCAGCTGGCGCAATGCGGGCAACCAGCGGCGTTACCGGCGCGACGTGCTGCGCCGGCTGGCGGTGATCCGGGTGGCGAACCGCACCGGCCTGCCGCTGGCCTCGATCGCGCAGGCGTTGTCCGAGCTTCCGGACGAACGCACACCGAACGTGGCGGACTGGAAACGCCTGTCGACCCACTGGCGCGCGGAACTGGACCAGCGCATCGAACGGCTGACCCAGCTGCGCGACGAGCTGACCGGCTGCATCGGTTGCGGCTGCCTGTCGCTGAAGCACTGCCCGCTGCGCAATGCCGGCGACCGGCTCGGCGAGGACGGCAGCGGACCGCGGCTGCTGGACGCCGAATCGCTGTAG
- the chrA gene encoding chromate efflux transporter → MSTTTTRGRAGEVAVAFLWLGLTSFGGPVAHLGYFRRAFVQRRQWLDEEHFGQLLALCQFLPGPASSQLGFSIGLLRAGWLGGVAAFVGFTLPSALLLFGFALASRSLGGIWGHALVHGLKLVAVAVVLHGVQGMARRLTPDWSRAAMALVAAALVLASGTPWVQLVLVAAGALLGPWLCRKVAARSGETFALAYGKRAGSVLIGLFALGLGMAFLPGLPPLGQVAAAFYRAGALVFGGGHVVLPLLKASVVDPGWLDNNTFLTGYGAAQAVPGPMFTLSSFLGARLPAGMGGALGATVAVLSIFLPGLLLVAGMLPFWRALARRATAARALAGVNAVVVGLLAAALVNPVAVSAIHAPLDALIALVGVAMLLMRWPALAVVAWCVLTAGMQVIV, encoded by the coding sequence ATGAGCACGACAACGACGCGCGGACGCGCCGGCGAGGTGGCCGTCGCTTTCCTGTGGCTGGGGCTGACCTCGTTCGGCGGACCGGTGGCGCACCTGGGTTATTTCCGCCGCGCATTCGTGCAGCGCCGGCAATGGCTGGACGAGGAACACTTCGGCCAGTTGCTGGCGCTGTGCCAGTTCCTGCCGGGACCAGCCAGCAGCCAGCTGGGCTTTTCGATCGGTCTGCTGCGCGCGGGCTGGCTGGGCGGGGTGGCCGCGTTCGTCGGCTTCACCCTGCCCTCGGCACTACTGCTGTTCGGGTTCGCACTGGCCAGCCGATCGCTGGGCGGCATCTGGGGCCATGCGCTGGTGCACGGACTGAAGCTGGTGGCGGTGGCCGTGGTATTGCACGGCGTGCAGGGCATGGCGCGCCGGTTGACGCCGGACTGGTCGCGCGCGGCGATGGCGCTGGTCGCTGCCGCGCTGGTACTGGCCAGCGGCACGCCGTGGGTGCAACTGGTGTTGGTGGCAGCGGGGGCACTGCTGGGGCCATGGCTGTGCCGCAAGGTAGCGGCACGCAGCGGCGAGACGTTCGCGCTTGCCTACGGAAAGCGTGCGGGCAGCGTGCTGATCGGACTGTTCGCACTGGGGCTGGGCATGGCGTTCTTGCCCGGGCTGCCGCCGCTGGGCCAGGTGGCGGCGGCGTTCTACCGCGCCGGGGCGCTGGTGTTCGGCGGCGGCCATGTGGTGTTACCGCTGCTGAAGGCATCGGTGGTCGATCCGGGCTGGCTGGACAACAACACCTTCCTGACTGGTTACGGCGCGGCGCAGGCGGTGCCGGGACCGATGTTCACGCTGTCGTCGTTCCTTGGCGCTCGCCTGCCGGCCGGCATGGGCGGCGCATTGGGCGCGACCGTGGCAGTGTTGTCGATCTTCCTGCCCGGTCTGCTGCTGGTGGCCGGCATGCTGCCGTTCTGGCGTGCACTGGCACGGCGCGCGACCGCGGCACGCGCATTGGCGGGAGTGAACGCGGTGGTGGTCGGCCTGCTTGCGGCGGCGCTGGTGAACCCGGTGGCAGTGAGCGCCATCCATGCACCGCTGGATGCACTGATCGCACTGGTCGGCGTGGCCATGCTGCTTATGCGCTGGCCCGCCCTGGCGGTGGTGGCGTGGTGTGTGCTGACGGCAGGAATGCAGGTCATCGTCTGA